In one Mycobacterium heckeshornense genomic region, the following are encoded:
- a CDS encoding flavodoxin family protein, protein MSKRLLVVHHTPSPGTRELLEAVLAGANDPEIEGVDVVVRPALAATVSDMLDADGYLFGTTANLGYMSGALKHFFDTVYYPSLDHVAGRPYGLWVHGNNDTVGAATAVEKVATGLSLTKAADVLEVVGGIDAAVRERAHELGGTLAATLMD, encoded by the coding sequence ATGAGCAAAAGGCTGCTGGTGGTTCACCACACCCCGTCGCCCGGCACTCGCGAACTGCTCGAGGCCGTGCTCGCCGGTGCCAACGACCCGGAGATCGAAGGCGTCGATGTGGTGGTGCGTCCGGCGCTTGCTGCCACCGTCTCGGACATGCTCGACGCCGACGGCTACCTTTTCGGCACCACCGCCAACCTCGGTTACATGTCAGGAGCGCTCAAGCACTTTTTTGACACCGTCTACTACCCGAGCCTGGACCACGTCGCGGGCCGGCCCTACGGCCTGTGGGTGCACGGCAACAACGACACCGTCGGCGCGGCAACGGCTGTCGAGAAGGTGGCCACCGGGCTGTCGCTGACCAAAGCTGCCGACGTACTGGAGGTCGTCGGCGGCATCGACGCCGCGGTGCGTGAGCGGGCCCACGAGCTGGGCGGCACCCTGGCCGCCACATTGATGGACTGA
- a CDS encoding SDR family oxidoreductase — MTTENLTGRTAIITGASRGIGLAVAQRLARDGANVVVTSRKQENADAAAAQVGGNALGVAAHAVEETAAQRCIDLALERFGSVDILVNNAGTNPAYGPLIDQDHGRFAKVFDVNLWAPLLWTSLVVKAWMGEHGGAIVNTSSIGGMHFAPYMGMYNATKAALIHVTKQLALELSPRVRVNAICPGVVRTRLAETLWKNNEDALAATTPLGRIGEPADVAGAVAFLVSDAASWITGETMVIDGGQLLGNAQAFRTDSGD; from the coding sequence TTGACCACTGAAAATCTCACCGGCCGCACGGCGATTATTACCGGCGCCTCGCGGGGGATCGGGCTGGCCGTCGCGCAGCGACTAGCCCGGGATGGCGCCAATGTCGTGGTGACGTCACGCAAGCAGGAGAACGCGGACGCGGCCGCCGCGCAGGTCGGGGGTAACGCCCTCGGTGTCGCCGCCCATGCCGTCGAAGAGACTGCCGCGCAACGGTGTATCGACCTGGCGCTGGAGCGTTTCGGCAGCGTCGACATCCTCGTCAACAACGCCGGAACCAACCCGGCCTATGGTCCGCTGATCGATCAGGACCACGGGCGCTTCGCCAAGGTCTTTGACGTCAACCTGTGGGCGCCGCTGTTGTGGACCTCGCTTGTCGTCAAGGCCTGGATGGGTGAGCACGGCGGCGCGATTGTGAACACGTCGTCGATCGGCGGCATGCACTTCGCGCCGTACATGGGCATGTACAACGCGACGAAGGCCGCGCTGATCCACGTCACCAAGCAACTGGCGCTGGAGCTTTCACCGCGGGTCCGGGTGAATGCGATCTGCCCCGGCGTGGTGCGCACCCGCCTCGCCGAGACGCTGTGGAAGAACAACGAAGACGCCTTGGCGGCGACGACACCGCTAGGACGCATTGGCGAGCCGGCCGATGTGGCAGGCGCGGTTGCGTTCCTGGTTTCCGATGCTGCCAGCTGGATCACTGGGGAGACCATGGTGATCGACGGCGGTCAGCTCCTCGGCAATGCGCAGGCGTTTCGGACCGACTCCGGTGACTAG
- a CDS encoding SDR family oxidoreductase → MEVVRKTAIVTGGGGGIGGALATRLARDGARVVVADLDAKAAAEVAEQANSQRSGAAVGAGADVSDTAAIQRLIRLAEDEFGPVDLYFANAGITGAAGLDVSESDWERSLDVNLLAHIRAAQLLVPGWVERGEGYFVSTASAAGLLTQLGSATYSVTKHAAVGFAEWLNITYGDKGVRVSCLCPMGVNTKLLYSGGQSGDPLGDLATRAVTTAGEVLEPSKVADAVLAAIEEERFLILPHPEVLDMYRQKAADYDRWLRGMRRYQRSLLGDER, encoded by the coding sequence GTGGAAGTTGTCCGAAAGACCGCCATCGTCACCGGCGGTGGCGGCGGCATTGGCGGCGCACTGGCCACGAGACTGGCACGCGACGGTGCGCGGGTCGTCGTCGCGGACCTGGACGCTAAAGCCGCGGCAGAAGTCGCCGAACAAGCCAACAGCCAGCGGTCCGGTGCCGCGGTCGGCGCGGGTGCTGACGTATCCGACACCGCCGCGATCCAGCGGCTCATCCGGCTGGCCGAAGACGAATTCGGCCCGGTCGACCTATATTTCGCGAACGCCGGTATTACCGGCGCGGCGGGCCTCGACGTCAGCGAAAGCGATTGGGAGCGAAGCCTCGACGTCAACCTGCTTGCGCACATCCGCGCCGCGCAACTGCTCGTGCCAGGCTGGGTCGAGCGCGGCGAGGGCTACTTCGTCAGCACCGCGTCGGCGGCTGGCCTGCTCACCCAACTCGGCTCGGCCACCTACTCGGTCACCAAGCACGCGGCGGTCGGCTTCGCCGAATGGCTCAACATCACGTACGGCGACAAGGGAGTCCGGGTGAGCTGCCTGTGTCCCATGGGGGTGAACACCAAGCTGCTGTACTCCGGAGGGCAATCCGGCGATCCGCTGGGCGATCTGGCCACGCGTGCGGTCACCACAGCTGGCGAAGTGCTAGAGCCATCCAAGGTCGCCGATGCCGTGCTGGCGGCCATCGAGGAGGAGCGCTTTCTCATCCTTCCACACCCGGAAGTGCTGGACATGTACCGCCAAAAGGCCGCCGACTACGACCGGTGGCTGCGCGGCATGCGCCGCTACCAGCGCAGCCTGTTAGGAGATGAACGATGA